Genomic segment of Buchnera aphidicola (Melanaphis sacchari):
TATGGATTATTATTCGGTGGATTTCTTCTTATTTTGTCTGAAATATTTAAACCAAAAAAATCAATAACAAATACTTTAAAAAAAATAAACTTGATTCAATCATTTATAATCGGATGCTTTCAAGTTTTATCGCTATATCCAGGATTTTCAAGATCTGGATCTACTATATCAACTGGAATATTATTAGGTCTAAAACGTTCGGTTGCAATAGATTTTTCTTTTATTATATCAATGCCACTTATATTAGGAGCATCAATTTTTGATTTAATAAAAAATATTCAAAATATAAACTTAATAAAAATTCCTTATTATTTTGGTGCATTTTTTACATCTTTTATAATATCACTGATATTTTTTAAAATTTTAATAAATCTTTTAAAAAAGATATCATTAATTTTTTTCGCCATTTATCGTATTTTATTATCATTTTTAATTTATTTTGATAGTTAAAAAACTTTTAAATAACATGTATTTTCTTACGCCAAGACTGAAGTTTTTGAACTCTTATTCGATTTAATTCGTTTTTAATTTCTAATCCCTTAAAACCTTGACTTAAAATTAATTTAATAGAAATATTTTTAATACTTTCAAAAGATTTTTTTAAAAAAAAATATTTTTTACTATTATTTTTTTTTTCATAAAAATAATTAAAATTTGTTAATAAAGATAATTTATCAATACGATCTGGCTTCCGCCAAGCATCTATCTTTAAAAAAAAATTCACAATATCCTGAGAAGACTGATAGTAGATATTTTTTAAAAAAATATAAAAGCCTGCGCTTAAAGTTGCTATTTCTCTTATGTGAGACGGAATATTAAGACGATTACATAAATTCTTAACAAGACAAGCAGCACTTTTATCGTAAAATTTTTTAATAGAAAAAAAAACGCTATCTTTACATAAAAATTGACATAAATAAGAGAAACGTACAGCAATATCTTCAGTTAAAATAGATATTTTTGATAATCTCATAAATAAAATAGAATTATTATATAAATTTTTAAAAAAATTTAACGAGAAAAAATTTTTTTCTTCAAATAAAAAAGATATTTCTGGAAAAATATAATAAAGCGCATGGCACGCATGCAATACTTGAAAATAAACATGAGGATTTAAAGTTTTAAGGGCTTTTTCAGTTTCTATCCATATTCGATTAGATGTTAAATGTAATAATTCTTTATTTTTAACCATAGAAATCATTAACATCATCGTTTCTGGGACAATCTGAAAACCTAAATGCATCAAAGAAGCTGCAAGTCTTGCTGTTCGTAAAACACGCAAAGGATCTTCTACAAACGAATGCGAAACATGACGTAATAAACAATTTTTTAAATCTTTTTTTCCTTGAAAGGGATCAATATAATTCCCCTTTTTATCTTGAGCAATAGCATTAATTGTTAAATCACGTCGAATTAAATCTTCTTTTAATGTAACATTTTTGTCAAAAATAAATTTAAAACCAGTATATCCTACACCTGATTTTCTTTCTCTACGCGCTAAAGAATATTCTTCATGTGTTTTTGGATGCAAAAATACTGGAAAATCTTTTCCAACTTGTTGAAATTTACTTTTTAATAATATCTCTTTTGTTCCGCCTACTACGACCCAATCTCTATCTGTAATGGGTAATTGCAATAATTTATCACGAACCGCTCCCCCTACTAAATATATTTTCATAAAAATGATCCTATACTAAAAAATAAAATTCTATGTCTATAAATTCTATTCTATAATAGAAAATTATTACTTATAATATTTTTTTAAAAAGTGCATAAAACTATATTTTTTAAAAATTATTTTAAATTAAGAAAATATCATGAAAAAAAATTTAATTGATTTTAAAAATGCTCTTGTTCTTGTTGTTGGAGATCTTATATTAGATTGTTATTGGTATAGTAAAAATTACTATGTATTACAAGAACAATCATTACCAATTGCCTCAATTTCAGAAATAAAACAACAGCCTGGTGGCGCTGCTAATGTTGCTAAAAACATCGCTGAAATTGGTGGAAATGCAAAAATTATTGGATTTATTGGAACAGATAATGAAGGATTAATTTTAAAAAAATTACTTCATCATATCAGAATTTGTCCTGATTTAATTACTATCAAACAAAATAAAACAATTACAAAAATTAGAATATTATCAGATAAAAAACAGTTAATCAGATTGGATTTTCAAGAAAAATATATTTGTAAAAAATTTAATTTATTATATAAAAAAATTATAAATTCATTAAAATATTATAAAATTTTAGTTTTATCAGATTATGCAAAAGGCACATTATCTAACGTAAAAAAAATTATTGAATTAGCAAAAGAAATGTCTATCCCTATACTTATAGATCCAAAGGGGGTAGATTTTGAAAAATATTCTGGAGCTAGTTTATTAACACCAAATCTTACTGAATTTGAAAAAATAGTTGGCGAGTGTAACGAAGAAAAACAATTATTAAAAAAGGGAATAAAATTACTATCCGATTTAAAATTAGAAGCTCTATTAGTTACTCGTTCTAAAAATGGAATGACTTTATTTCAACCCAAAAAAAATCCTATACACTTTCCAGCGAAATCTAAAAAAGCATGCGATGTAACAGGAGCAGGAGATACAGTAATTTCCATTATTGCCGCATCTTTAGCTGCTGGATATTCTTTAGAAGAATCTTGTTTTTATGCAAATATAGGAGCCGGTATAGTTGTTGAAAAAATTGGCACTGAAACAGTTAATATACAAGAATTAAACAAATTTTTAAACACTAAATAAATATATAAAAAATTTTATATCTAAGTATTTTTATAATAGTTAGATATAAAAATTAATAAATTATTAATAAATTACATATTTCTAGATTGCTCTTAAATTTTATTCAATATATAATAAAATTATCAATAAATAAATATAAAAAAAATTGATTAATAAATTTTTTAAAAATTTAAAAAATTAGTTATAAAAGGTTTTCAAAATGAATCATAAAAAATTACTTTCTGAATTTGGAAACCCCGTAGAACGTATTGAACAAGCAATACATTCCTTGCAATCTGGCCATGGAGTTATTATACTTGACGATGAAAAAAGAGAAAATGAAGGAGACCTTGTTTTTTCATGCGAAAAAATGACAGTAGAACAAATGGCTTTAACAATTCGATATGGCAGCGGAATTGTATGTTTATGCATTACTGAATCTCAACGGAAAAAATTAAATTTACCTATGATGGTAAAAAAAAATACCAGTACTTACCGCACTGGATTTACAGTAACAATAGAAGCTGCAAAAGGAATTTCTACTGGTGTTTCAGCACACGATAGACTAACTACTATTCAAGCAGCCATGGCAGATGATGCTAAACCTACAGATCTAAACAGACCAGGGCATGTTTTTCCTTTGCGAGCAGATACTGGAGGCGTTTTGGCTAGAGCCGGGCATACAGAAGCAGCAATTGAAATAGCATTACTCGCGGGCTTTAAGCCGGCTGGAGTAATTTGTGAGCTGACTAATAGAGACGGATCAATGTCTAGAACACCAGAAATTATTCAGTTCGCTAAACTTAAAAATATGAAAATATTTACTATAAAAGATTTAATTTTTTACATTCAAAATTATAAATAAATATTTTGATTAAATGTTTAAAAAATACAATTTCAGAAAATTTACAAATCACTTATTGACCATTTTGATTTAATAAATATTTCTAAAGGGAACATTCGTGCTTGCTTATAATATAAAAATCCAAGATGTGCTATCATGGCACCATTATCAGTGCAAAATTTTGGTTCAGCATAAAATGCTTGTCCACTAAATTCATTTTTCATCATGATGCGTGCTTTTTTACGTAAAATTTTATTTGCACTTACACCACCTGCCACCACCAATTTATTCCAACGTTTTTTTACTAACGCTTTTTTCGTTTTAATTAGCAAAATATCAATTACAGCATCTTCAAAAGCTAAAGCTATATCAGCTTTTTTTTGTTCATTTAAAATATTTTCATTAATAATTTTTGCAGTAAAGGTTTTTAATCCTGAAAAACTAAAATTTAAATTTTTATGATGAATCATAGGCCGAGGAAAATGAAATTTATCTTTTATTCCTTTAGTAGCTAAATTTGATAATTCATTTCCATTAGGAAATTTTAGTTTTAACAATTTTGCTATTTTATCAAATGCTTCACCTGCAGCATCATCTAAAGAACTTCCAAGAATTTCGTACTTTCCCACATTATGAGCTGCAATAATTTGAGTATGTTTACCTGAAACTAACAATCCAATAAATGGAAATTTAATTGACTTGTAATTTAACATTGGCGATAATAAGTGAGCTTCCATATGATTAACAGCAACAATAGGAATATTTAAAGAAATGCTAAAAGAATGAGCAAAAGTAGCTCCAACTAATAAAGAGCTATAAAAACCAGGCCCTGCAGTATATGCAATTAAATCAATTTCCTTCATAAAATTTATATGCTTTCTTTTTATTTTATCTAATAATCGCACTATGTTTTTCATATGCATCCGAGATGCTAGCTCTGGCACAATTCCTCCATATTTAGAATGTATCTTTTTCTGATTACTAAGCTCGTTAATCAATAATCCTTTAGAGCTATCATATAAAGCTAAACCTGTATCATCACAAGATGTTTCAATACCCAGCACTTTCATTTCTTTAGCCTTAAACAATCTTAATAATAATTAATGTATAATACACTTATTTTGAATCAATTGAAAAAAAAAGAACAAAAAATCACATTTAATATAAATGATACTTTACAAGCTTATATCAATTAAGATAGGATTTATAATTTAAGTATATAAAAACTATTATCCATTATTATTTTATAAGTCAAAAAATTAAGGTAATTTATCAAATGCCTATTATAAAAGTACGCGAAAATGAACCATTTGATGTCGCATTACGTCGTTTTAAGAGATCATGCGAAAAAGCAGGAATATTAGCAGAAATTCGAAGAAGAGAATTTTACGAAAAACCTACTACTGAACGCAAAAGAGCTAAAGCATCAGCTATAAAGCGTCTAGCGAAAAAATTAATGCGAGAAAATTCAAGACGCATTCGAATGTATTAAAATTATTTAATAAATTTAAAACCGTTTCTTTGAGAAACGGGATTTTTTCATCTAAATATATGTCTGGAAAAATACCTAAATATTTTATTAATGAGATATTATTTCGCACTGATATTGTTGCGCTTATTAATACAAAAATAAATTTAAAGAAATCTGGAAAAAATTACCAAACTCACTGTCCATTTCATAATGATAAAACTCCATCATTTACAGTAAGTTATGAAAAACAATTTTACTATTGTTTCGGATGCAATGCTCATGGAAACGTAATTGATTTCTTAATGAACTACGAACATTTAAACTTTATAGAAAGCATTGAAGAACTTGCAATATTACATGGACTTGATATTCCATTTGAAAAAAA
This window contains:
- the rfaE1 gene encoding D-glycero-beta-D-manno-heptose-7-phosphate kinase; the encoded protein is MKKNLIDFKNALVLVVGDLILDCYWYSKNYYVLQEQSLPIASISEIKQQPGGAANVAKNIAEIGGNAKIIGFIGTDNEGLILKKLLHHIRICPDLITIKQNKTITKIRILSDKKQLIRLDFQEKYICKKFNLLYKKIINSLKYYKILVLSDYAKGTLSNVKKIIELAKEMSIPILIDPKGVDFEKYSGASLLTPNLTEFEKIVGECNEEKQLLKKGIKLLSDLKLEALLVTRSKNGMTLFQPKKNPIHFPAKSKKACDVTGAGDTVISIIAASLAAGYSLEESCFYANIGAGIVVEKIGTETVNIQELNKFLNTK
- a CDS encoding tRNA CCA-pyrophosphorylase, with the translated sequence MKIYLVGGAVRDKLLQLPITDRDWVVVGGTKEILLKSKFQQVGKDFPVFLHPKTHEEYSLARRERKSGVGYTGFKFIFDKNVTLKEDLIRRDLTINAIAQDKKGNYIDPFQGKKDLKNCLLRHVSHSFVEDPLRVLRTARLAASLMHLGFQIVPETMMLMISMVKNKELLHLTSNRIWIETEKALKTLNPHVYFQVLHACHALYYIFPEISFLFEEKNFFSLNFFKNLYNNSILFMRLSKISILTEDIAVRFSYLCQFLCKDSVFFSIKKFYDKSAACLVKNLCNRLNIPSHIREIATLSAGFYIFLKNIYYQSSQDIVNFFLKIDAWRKPDRIDKLSLLTNFNYFYEKKNNSKKYFFLKKSFESIKNISIKLILSQGFKGLEIKNELNRIRVQKLQSWRKKIHVI
- a CDS encoding undecaprenyl-diphosphate phosphatase; the encoded protein is MIYINEMINSIILGIIEGIIEFFPVSSTGHLIIITHYFDIGNQELNALEIFTQLGSSLGMLICFYKKIKKILKINKNKKRIIKHYIYVLLVSIVPTILIGLTFYTSIKLLSNVVHVIYGLLFGGFLLILSEIFKPKKSITNTLKKINLIQSFIIGCFQVLSLYPGFSRSGSTISTGILLGLKRSVAIDFSFIISMPLILGASIFDLIKNIQNINLIKIPYYFGAFFTSFIISLIFFKILINLLKKISLIFFAIYRILLSFLIYFDS
- the ribB gene encoding 3,4-dihydroxy-2-butanone-4-phosphate synthase codes for the protein MNHKKLLSEFGNPVERIEQAIHSLQSGHGVIILDDEKRENEGDLVFSCEKMTVEQMALTIRYGSGIVCLCITESQRKKLNLPMMVKKNTSTYRTGFTVTIEAAKGISTGVSAHDRLTTIQAAMADDAKPTDLNRPGHVFPLRADTGGVLARAGHTEAAIEIALLAGFKPAGVICELTNRDGSMSRTPEIIQFAKLKNMKIFTIKDLIFYIQNYK
- the rpsU gene encoding 30S ribosomal protein S21, which gives rise to MPIIKVRENEPFDVALRRFKRSCEKAGILAEIRRREFYEKPTTERKRAKASAIKRLAKKLMRENSRRIRMY
- the tsaD gene encoding tRNA (adenosine(37)-N6)-threonylcarbamoyltransferase complex transferase subunit TsaD, with product MKVLGIETSCDDTGLALYDSSKGLLINELSNQKKIHSKYGGIVPELASRMHMKNIVRLLDKIKRKHINFMKEIDLIAYTAGPGFYSSLLVGATFAHSFSISLNIPIVAVNHMEAHLLSPMLNYKSIKFPFIGLLVSGKHTQIIAAHNVGKYEILGSSLDDAAGEAFDKIAKLLKLKFPNGNELSNLATKGIKDKFHFPRPMIHHKNLNFSFSGLKTFTAKIINENILNEQKKADIALAFEDAVIDILLIKTKKALVKKRWNKLVVAGGVSANKILRKKARIMMKNEFSGQAFYAEPKFCTDNGAMIAHLGFLYYKQARMFPLEIFIKSKWSISDL